A region of the Chryseobacterium gotjawalense genome:
AAAGAAACCGATAAAATCGCAAGGGTTGATCAGCAAACAACCCTTTTGTTACAGATACAAAAACAAACCGATGCCAATGCAGTTGATGTAAGTGAACTGGTTCGCAAAAAAGTAGCCGCACTGGAAACCCAGTACAAGGCCCAGAATTTAAAAGTAAATATTGCTGATGACAGCTCCTTATTTACCTTAGAAGCAGCACATTCTGTGATTAAAGATTTATTTATCGCCGTTGCTTTAGTAGCATTTGTAATGTTGTTTTTCCTTCACAGTTTCCGAAATGCACTTATTGTGATGGTGGCAATTCCGACCTCACTTATTGCAACTTTTATCGGTTTAAATATTTTGGATTATTCATTAAACTTAATGAGTTTATTGGGACTTTCATTAGTAGTTGGGATTCTTGTAGATGATGCCATTGTGGTCATCGAGAATATTCACCGGCACATGGAAATGGGTAAAAACAGAGCAAGAGCAGCTTACGATGGCGCCTCTGAAATTGGTTTTACCGTGACAGCGATTACCTTGGTAATTGTAGTAGTATTCCTTCCGATTGCGATGAGTAGCGGTCTGGTTTCAGATATTATCCGACAGTTTTGTGTAACCGTAATTATTGCGACTTTACTGTCGTTATTAGTTTCTTTTACCGTAGTACCGTGGTTGTATTCCAGATACGGAAAACTTGATTTAATCAGTAAAGATTCTCTTTTCGGAAAAATAATTTACAAATTCGAAGCAGGTTTAAGTGCATTTACTCATTTTATCACCGGTATTCTTACCTGGAGTTTAGGTCATAAAATCAAAACTTTTGTCATCGTTATTTTGCTTTTTGCATCGAGTATTTTATTAATGGCTTTTGGTTATATCGGTTCGGATTTCTTCCCGGCGACAGACAAAGGAGAGTTTTTAGTGCAAATTGAAATGCCGAAAGACGTTTCGATCGAGGAAACCAACTTTATGACTCAAAAAGCAGAAGCATTCCTGCAAAAAGATCCTGCGATTACCAGCATGATCACAACAGTTGGGCAGTCCAGCTCCGGAGGTCTGGGTGGTTCGCAAGCCACTACTTATAAATCTGAAATCAGTCTAAAACTGATAGAACAGTCAGAACGCAAAGAAAGTTCAAAAGTCTATGCAGCAAAAATAAAACGCGGATTAGAAAGAGAACTGGTAGGCGCAAAAATAACGACCGTGCCGGTTGGGTTTATGGGTGCAGAACAAGCGCCATTGCAGATGACCATCGTGGGACCCAATCTGAAAGAAGTGATGGATTACGCGAAACAAGCAGAAGCAGCACTGAAATCGATCGACGGAGCATCAGGGGTTGATCTTTCTGTAGAAGAGGGAAATCCGGAGATTATGGTAAGTGTCGATCGTGACAAAATGGCTTTGTTGGGATTAAATGTTGCAACCGTAGGACAAACTTTACGGACTGCATTTAGCGGAAACGACAGCAATAAATTCAGAACCGGGAACAATGAATACGACATCAATATTATTTTAGATGAAGCATACCGAAAAAATATTGATGATGTGAAAAACATCAGTTTCATCAATAACGCAGGACAGAAAATTCAACTTTCTCAGTTCGCGTCCATCACGAATTCATCCGGTCCCGCTTTATTAGAGCGTTACGACCGGTCACCATCTGTCACCATTCAATCACAGGTCGTTGGTAAAACTACGGGGACCGTTGCATCTGAATGGGAAGCTAAAATGGAGAAAATAAAGAAGCCTGCCGGGGTGAACTGGCTTTGGGGCGGAAATATGGAAAACCAAAGTGAAGGTTTCGGAACCTTGGGAGTGGCTTTATTGGCGGCGATTATGCTGGTTTATATGATTATGGTCGTGCTTTATAATGATTTTGTAAAACCGTTTATTGTACTCTTTTCAATTCCATTATCTTTTATTGGAGCGCTTTGGGCACTTGCTCTTACCAATCAGAGTTTAAATATCTTTACCATTCTTGGGGTAATTATGCTCATCGGTTTGGTTGCAAAAAATGCGATCTTATTGGTCGATTTCACCAATCATAGGATGGAAAGCGGGGAAACAATTGAAAATGCACTAATACAGGCCAATCACGCGAGACTTCGTCCGATTCTGATGACCACCATTGCAATGGTTTTCGGAATGCTGCCAATTGCTATGGCTTCTGGTGCCGCAGCCGGAATGAATAACGGTTTGGCGATTGTAATTATCGGTGGATTGTTATCTTCACTATTCCTGACTTTAATTATCGTTCCGGTCGTGTATTACATTATCGTAAAATTAGAAGAACGATTTTCAAAAGGAGAAAAGAATAATTATGGAAAAATGATGAAAGAAGAATACGAACATATTCATCCTGAAAATGAGATTGAATTTTAACCATTCAGTTTCATCCTAAAAAAAGAATCCGTCTTAGTTATCAACTTTGACGGTTTTTTTTATGTTTCGTTGTTAATGACTTCTGGGAAAAGAATTCAATTATAATCTTATTCTAAGATGCCAATATCGTTGTAAAAAGCTTTATAACTTCTCAGTATTTCATTCTAAAAAAAATCCACCTTAGTTATTAACTTTGACGGATTTTTTTTTTCATTGTTAATGATTTATCTAATGGTAATATTGATTTTAATTTTACTTTAAGATTTTATCAAAGAAAAATAGCATGATGACTTTACGATATAAAACATAATAGATATCAACTTGGAGTATCTCTATTTTATTTAAAAATGACAAACCTCCTACAATGTAGAAATAATAAACAACGACAGTTTAAGGTCTCTTACAATGCGGCATCTATATTCTTTTGAGACAGTCTTAAAAACCTTCTTATTAATAAAAATGCCGAAATCGTCAAGCCAATTCCCAAAGCAATCCACATTCCATAGGCACCCATTTCTCTGGTTACACAAAGATAATATCCCAACGGAAGAGTGATGATCCAGTAAGCAACAAACGTAAGGATACTCGGGATTTTCACGTCCTGCATTCCTCGTAAAACTCCCAGAGACAGAATCTGTAAACCATCTGAAAGCTGAAAAAGTGCTGCAATTATTAGTAATTTTGAGGCCAGTATGATGACCTCGACATCTTCTTTTTTGGTAAAAAATGTAGGTAAAATATTTCTTCCGGCGATGAATATAATTCCGCACAGTACCATGAAAATGAACACTATTTTCAGATTATTAATCCCGACATTTCTTAATTCTTTATAGTTTCTTTCTCCAAATCTATTTCCCGCCATAATGGTAGTGGCAATACTGAAACCAATGCAAAGATTAAAGGTAAAGGAAGCCATAGATAATGCAATCTGATGCGCTGCAATATCTTTTGCAGAAATCAGTCCACAAATAAAAGCGGCTGCTGCAAATGCGGTTACTTCAAAGAACATTTGTAAGGCAGTTGGCAATCCCAGTTTGACTAACTTTCGGAACATTTTCTTTTGAAAAAGTTTAGTTTTTAACGTGAAATCCGCCATATACCTTTTGGTCATTGGATTCTTTCTCATTACGAAAAACAGAAAGACCACCATGAAAACTCTGGCGATAAAAGAGGCATATGCGGAACCATCCACCCCCATAGATTCCATACCGATTCCTTTAATAAAAACGTAATTCAGAACAATGTTGATGACATTGGCAATAATGGTGGCTTTGGTAACGCCTATGGTAAAACTCAACCCTTCGGAAACTTCACGCATCGTTTGAAAGGCCATAAATGGCAGAATACTGATAATGGTTATCCGTAAATAACTTTCGGTGTCCGGAATGATATTCGCCGGCTGATCGAGATGATATAGCAATGGCAGAGCAAAGAGCATCAAAATAACTAATAACAAACCAATAAACATATTCACCACAAAACCATGACGAAAAATACGATTGATCATGTTGTGATCATTTTGTGACTGTGCTTCTGCAACCAATGGTGGAATTGCCAGTGAAAAGCCTAATGCCAAAACAAAAACAGAGAAAAATACACCATTGGCCAAAGATACAGACGCCAGTGCATCTGCGCCCAACAGTTTACCAACCATTATATTATCAAACAGTTGCACAGAAACTTGACCTACTTGCGTGATCATTACAGGAAGTGCTAACTTAAATAATCTTTTGGTATGTACAGGATTTAAAATTTGCATAATATATAAAAAAATCTGCGGCAAATTTACTGCAAACTTTCTAGATATATTTTTATTTAAAGGGTTTTGTTTGTAATATGAATAAGAGTTAAGCTGGATCAGACAAAAAATTTATTCAAATAAACAGCATTTTTTATTCCGGCGGTTCCGTACGTATTATTAAAAAAGATAAATGAAGTTCCATTAAATTTTCGAACCTCCGCCGCTAAAGTTGTAAGTTCCTTTTCTGAATATTCAGATTTAAACAGTTCAGGAATCCCGTGAAGACGGTAATACGCAAAGTCATCATTATTAATAATAAAATCATCCGGAATATCTTTAGGTATAGAAACCCCGGAAAAAACGATCTGATGTTTATTTAAATTTTCAAAGACTTCGGCATTCCACCAGGATTGGTGCCGAAATTCTACCACATTCAGGTATTTTTTATCAACCGTATCGATTACCTTTTCCAAATTCTCTTTGCTGTATGTAAAAGACGGTGGAAGCTGGAAAAGAAAACCTGCTAATTTTTCCTGTAAACCTGATGAAATATGTTTGCAGAATTCTTTGGTGTCGGTTTTAGTTTCAGTCAGTTTTTTTAAATGGGAAATAAATTTTGGGATTTTGATAAAAAATTTAAAATCGACTCCAGTTTCAGCATGCCATTTTTCTAAAGTTTTCAAAGTGGGTTTTCTGTAAAAAGTAGAATTAATTTCGACGGCATTCAAATGCTTTGAATAAAAGCGTAAATATTCTTTAGAAGGCAATTCTTCCGGATAGAAAAATCCTTTCCAAAGTCTTTCGCTAAACCCTGAACAACCGATATATACTTTATTATTCATTTTCAATTAAACCTTTAGTTAAACCTTCCCATTGAATTTTGCTGCCAATTAACATTCCACCAACTGAAACTATTTTATTTCGGATCTTTTCTGAAATCGACTTATCTTTTGAATTAGGAACTTCATTTCTCGCATAAATTTCGGCGGAGATTTCTTTTCCGCTTCTTTTAATGATGAAATTAGAGGTTGCCGATGAATCTAAAAAATGAGTGATTTCATTGCTGTGGTTGTTAGGTTTTGAACTGGGACGAACTCTCAGATAAACAGCTTCATAATCCGCAGAAGCTTCCTCTTCATACACTTCAATTTTTACCCAGTCGAGTCCATCATCATCTCTGTTGGGAAGCAGCGGCACTTTAATGCTGATATAATTTCCAACCTGTGGATCACCTAAAATCAGATTACCGTTTTCATCACGAAGAGAAAATTCTGCCTTTTCTTTGCCTGCAAAAAGCTCCCAGGAATTAATATCCAGAAACCTTTTTTTTACTTTTTTAAAATGGATTCGGGCCAGATCCTGATTGTCAAAACTAATCTTTGAAACTGCTTCACTTTCTACACCAATAATTTGTTCAGGAATTTTATTTTTCATCACAGAAAATTTAGAATTGCTTTTAATCCTCTTTTATTTTTCATTAAAAAAAAGCATCTAATGTGCCAAAAACTATTAAAAACAAATAAAAAAACCAAAATACAAATTGGTACTTTGGTTTATTATTTAGAATATCCTTATTGTAGTAATAAGATTATTAGATTTTATTTTCTCACAAAACTGGCAACATCATCTGCATTAATCGGAGTTGATCCTAAAATGATCAAACGCTCAACTACATTTCTCAGCTCCCGGATATTTCCGGTCCAGCTGAAATTCTCCAAAGCTTTAATTGCTTTATCATCAAAGGTTTTCAAAGCGGTACCATGTTCATCAGAAATAATTTTGGCAAAATGTTTCACCAAAAGTTTAATATCGTCTTTTCTTTCATCCAGAGAAGGAACATAAATTTCGATAACAGAAAGTCGGTGGTAAAGATCTTCTCTGAATTTTCCGGCTTTAATTTCCTCCTGCATATTTTTATTGGTGGCCGCCAGAACTCTCACATCTACTTTGATTTCTTTATCGCTTCCGACAGGTGAGACCTTGCTTTCCTGTAGTGCACGAAGAACTTTTGCCTGTGCGATGAGCGACATATCCCCAATCTCATCCAGGAAAATAGTACCATTATTGGCTAATTCAAATTTCCCCTGTTTGTCTTTTATTGCACCTGTAAAACTTCCCTTAACGTGTCCAAACAACTCTGACTCAATGAGTTCTGATGGGATTGCCGCACAGTTTACTTCAATCATCGGTCCTTTGCTTCGGTCACTTTGTGCATGAATCGCGTGGGCTACCAATTCTTTCCCGGCACCATTGGGTCCTGTAATTAAAACTCTGGCATCAGAGGCCGCTACTTTTTCAATCATATCCTGAATTTTCTTCAACGCAGGAGATTCGCCAATCATCTGATACTTCTTATTAACTTTTTTCTTTAAAGTTGTATTTTCTATTTTTAAGTGCTGATTTGTTTTCTGCAAAATTCTTTTGTCCAAAGCATTTCTAACACTTGTAATCAGCCGGTTGATATCGATAGGTTTTGAAATAAAATCATACGCACCGTCTTTCAGACAATCTACCGCGGTATCGATATCGGCATGCCCTGAGATCATTACGAAAGTCGTATCGGGTTTAATTTGAAGCGCCTGTTTCAAAAGTTCGGTACCTGAAACTTTAGGCATTTTAATGTCAGAAACCACCAAAGCGAAATCTTCCTTCTCTATTTGTTTTAAGCCTTCTAAGCCATCTTCGGCAATAACGAATTCATAGCCAGGTAATTCATCTGAGAGAATGCTTTGAAGAACGCCCGAAATGGCTTTTTCATCTTCAACAATTAAGATTTTTTGCATTATAAAAATTTATGGATTGAGTAAAAGTATTATCTGAATTTTGCTTTTATCTTAGCAATAATCGTACCTAAGAGGAATTTAAAGATATTCTCTGGATCCGAAAATTGCTGAGCCAATACGGACTGAATTAGCACCGCATTCAACAGCAAGAGGATAGTCATCGCTCATTCCCATCGATAACGTATCGAGTTTCTGCTGTGAAGAAAGTTGGTCGAAAAGATGTTTTAAGAAGGTAAACTCTTTCCTAACCTGGTTTTTATTTTCTGTAAAAGTCGCCATTCCCATTAACCCGGAAATAATAATATTTGGAAATTTCCCTTGGAGATAATCCATATATAACTCTTTGGTTTCATGGACTTCTAAACCGTATTTGGTGTCTTCCTCGGCGATTTTCACCTGGAGCAGAACTTTTATTTTCCGGTGGTTTTTTTCTGCCTGTTTATCAATTTCTACCAGAAGTTTTTCAGAATCAACACTTTGAATCATATCGATAAAAGGCGCAATATATTTGACTTTATTGGTTTGCAAATGGCCGATCAAATGCCACTGAATATTCTGCGGAAGTTGCGGATGCTTTTCGATCAGTTCCTGTACTTTGTTTTCGCCAAAAACCCTTTGTCCTAAATCGTAAACTTCCCGGATCATTTCTTTCGGATGAGTCTTAGACACTGCGACGAGCTGAACATTATCCGGTAAAGCGGTTTTTATTTCTTCGTAACTCTTGGCAATGGGAGAAAATTTTTGCATTCGTTTATTAATTTAAGGTTCAATTCTTCAAAGAAATGAGTTCCGAAATTTAAGGAAATTATCCTTTATTAACAAAAGAGGTGAAGTTGCGGAAAAATAATTTAAAAAAACTACCGTATTGGGTGATTTCACCCATCAGTTTCAACTAATATACTTTAAATTTGTTACTAATAAAACATATTTAGCAATGAGTGCATTAGAAAAACATTTGATTACAAAGAAAGAAAGTGATCAGTTGGCTACGGAATACGAAAAAACGAATTATGCGGCCATTAATGCAAAAAGACCTCCTGAAAAACCGGATTCTAAATATTACACTTATGATTTAGAAATTTTACAGGAGTATATCAACATGATCCGCGAAGGAATGGAAAAAATGGGAATAAAAAATAAAGGAATCAGAATTACACTAGGAAAATATTCTGACGGCCAATTTGACCCACGGTTAAATCCACTTTACAAAGGCTACCAAACCATATTCTTTTCCCCAGAAGATATGGGTGCAGCTGAAGATACAAAAGATAATTCTGTAAAAGTCTCTACTCCAGAGGAATTACCGGGTTTAAATTTCGGACAACTCTGTCCACCATATTAATTAATATACAATGATCGAATGGAATAGAAATATAGCAAGTTTAATCCAAATTTTGCTGGTGGTAATATTTTTTATATTTCTACTGTTTAAAAGAAACAAGCTTGGCAAAGGGATTAATTATTTTATTGTCGCCAGTGGTGTGGTCGTTTTTTTGGATACGCTGATTTTCATAATGCGGATATCGACTTCTCATTTTAACAGTACTCCTATTTATTCAGTAGGAGTTAATTTCGGTGTCTTTTTACTGTTCTTTTTATACTTTCGCTCTATCTTAG
Encoded here:
- a CDS encoding efflux RND transporter permease subunit → MKLVEVSIKRPSLVIVMLALLIIGGLFSYTQLNYELIPKFEVKVVTVSTIYPGASPSEVESTVSRKIEDAVSSLEGIKKIQSKSYESLSAVIITFNNDANVDFALNEAQRKINAIRSELPDDIEEPSLSQFSLSDMPIVSMGVTANLTQSELYDLIDQKIQPEFSRIQGVAKVNIVGGQEREIRVNLNQYKLEGYGLTIPQVQQVITASNLDFPTGSLKTRSNSTLIRLSGKIQTVDELRNLIISSQNGQNIKLSDVAEVQDTQKETDKIARVDQQTTLLLQIQKQTDANAVDVSELVRKKVAALETQYKAQNLKVNIADDSSLFTLEAAHSVIKDLFIAVALVAFVMLFFLHSFRNALIVMVAIPTSLIATFIGLNILDYSLNLMSLLGLSLVVGILVDDAIVVIENIHRHMEMGKNRARAAYDGASEIGFTVTAITLVIVVVFLPIAMSSGLVSDIIRQFCVTVIIATLLSLLVSFTVVPWLYSRYGKLDLISKDSLFGKIIYKFEAGLSAFTHFITGILTWSLGHKIKTFVIVILLFASSILLMAFGYIGSDFFPATDKGEFLVQIEMPKDVSIEETNFMTQKAEAFLQKDPAITSMITTVGQSSSGGLGGSQATTYKSEISLKLIEQSERKESSKVYAAKIKRGLERELVGAKITTVPVGFMGAEQAPLQMTIVGPNLKEVMDYAKQAEAALKSIDGASGVDLSVEEGNPEIMVSVDRDKMALLGLNVATVGQTLRTAFSGNDSNKFRTGNNEYDINIILDEAYRKNIDDVKNISFINNAGQKIQLSQFASITNSSGPALLERYDRSPSVTIQSQVVGKTTGTVASEWEAKMEKIKKPAGVNWLWGGNMENQSEGFGTLGVALLAAIMLVYMIMVVLYNDFVKPFIVLFSIPLSFIGALWALALTNQSLNIFTILGVIMLIGLVAKNAILLVDFTNHRMESGETIENALIQANHARLRPILMTTIAMVFGMLPIAMASGAAAGMNNGLAIVIIGGLLSSLFLTLIIVPVVYYIIVKLEERFSKGEKNNYGKMMKEEYEHIHPENEIEF
- a CDS encoding MATE family efflux transporter encodes the protein MQILNPVHTKRLFKLALPVMITQVGQVSVQLFDNIMVGKLLGADALASVSLANGVFFSVFVLALGFSLAIPPLVAEAQSQNDHNMINRIFRHGFVVNMFIGLLLVILMLFALPLLYHLDQPANIIPDTESYLRITIISILPFMAFQTMREVSEGLSFTIGVTKATIIANVINIVLNYVFIKGIGMESMGVDGSAYASFIARVFMVVFLFFVMRKNPMTKRYMADFTLKTKLFQKKMFRKLVKLGLPTALQMFFEVTAFAAAAFICGLISAKDIAAHQIALSMASFTFNLCIGFSIATTIMAGNRFGERNYKELRNVGINNLKIVFIFMVLCGIIFIAGRNILPTFFTKKEDVEVIILASKLLIIAALFQLSDGLQILSLGVLRGMQDVKIPSILTFVAYWIITLPLGYYLCVTREMGAYGMWIALGIGLTISAFLLIRRFLRLSQKNIDAAL
- a CDS encoding DUF72 domain-containing protein, producing the protein MNNKVYIGCSGFSERLWKGFFYPEELPSKEYLRFYSKHLNAVEINSTFYRKPTLKTLEKWHAETGVDFKFFIKIPKFISHLKKLTETKTDTKEFCKHISSGLQEKLAGFLFQLPPSFTYSKENLEKVIDTVDKKYLNVVEFRHQSWWNAEVFENLNKHQIVFSGVSIPKDIPDDFIINNDDFAYYRLHGIPELFKSEYSEKELTTLAAEVRKFNGTSFIFFNNTYGTAGIKNAVYLNKFFV
- a CDS encoding sigma-54-dependent transcriptional regulator yields the protein MQKILIVEDEKAISGVLQSILSDELPGYEFVIAEDGLEGLKQIEKEDFALVVSDIKMPKVSGTELLKQALQIKPDTTFVMISGHADIDTAVDCLKDGAYDFISKPIDINRLITSVRNALDKRILQKTNQHLKIENTTLKKKVNKKYQMIGESPALKKIQDMIEKVAASDARVLITGPNGAGKELVAHAIHAQSDRSKGPMIEVNCAAIPSELIESELFGHVKGSFTGAIKDKQGKFELANNGTIFLDEIGDMSLIAQAKVLRALQESKVSPVGSDKEIKVDVRVLAATNKNMQEEIKAGKFREDLYHRLSVIEIYVPSLDERKDDIKLLVKHFAKIISDEHGTALKTFDDKAIKALENFSWTGNIRELRNVVERLIILGSTPINADDVASFVRK
- a CDS encoding YggS family pyridoxal phosphate-dependent enzyme, encoding MQKFSPIAKSYEEIKTALPDNVQLVAVSKTHPKEMIREVYDLGQRVFGENKVQELIEKHPQLPQNIQWHLIGHLQTNKVKYIAPFIDMIQSVDSEKLLVEIDKQAEKNHRKIKVLLQVKIAEEDTKYGLEVHETKELYMDYLQGKFPNIIISGLMGMATFTENKNQVRKEFTFLKHLFDQLSSQQKLDTLSMGMSDDYPLAVECGANSVRIGSAIFGSREYL